In Aegilops tauschii subsp. strangulata cultivar AL8/78 chromosome 3, Aet v6.0, whole genome shotgun sequence, one genomic interval encodes:
- the LOC141042725 gene encoding uncharacterized protein gives MCYGVYFTAKMLIQYFQEHVVPVVSMTPMGEIMGCRDASGRVAKWAIEQASHTILYEPCTTIKSKALADFLVDWTETQYLPPPPDSTHWRMHFDGSKMRSGLGAGIVMSSPKGGRLPYALQTHFAASDNVAKYEALMHGLRLAKEIGIRCVHYYDDSDLVVQQDSGDWDA, from the coding sequence atgtgctatggcgtgTACTTCACTGCCAAGATGCTGATACAATATTTCCAAGAGCATGTCGTCCCCGTGGTGAGCATGACCCCCATGGGCGAGATCATGGGCTGCCGGGACGCCTCCGGgcgggtggccaagtgggccatcgaGCAGGCCAGtcacaccatcctctacgagcccTGCACCACGATCAAGTCCAAGGCGCTGGCTGatttcctcgtcgactggacAGAAACCCAGTACCTGCCACCGCCACCTGACTCGACGCACtggcgcatgcacttcgacggctccaaGATGCGATCTGGCTTGGGAGCTGGCATCGTGATGTCTTCCCCCAAGGGCGGCCGATTGCCGTACGCGCTGCAGACCCACTTCGCCGCCTCCGACAACGTTGCCAAGTATGAAGCGCTCATGCACGGCCTCCGGCTGGCCAAAGAGATTGGCATCCGGTGCGTCCACTACTACgatgactcggatctggtggtgCAACAGGACTCTGGCGATTGGGACGCCTGA